In one window of Candidatus Kinetoplastibacterium blastocrithidii (ex Strigomonas culicis) DNA:
- the pgsA gene encoding CDP-diacylglycerol--glycerol-3-phosphate 3-phosphatidyltransferase: MIINIPIVLTFIRIAISPLILLLFYIPNKYICSAFINNLAALLFILAAFTDWLDGWLARYLNQSTSFGAFLDPVADKIIVCTSLIVLLDLGRVSMLVALIIIGREIFISSLREWMARIGSEYIVSVHALGKLKTMFQMAAIPCLFYGDSFLYISFLKIGSLLIAVSSIFAVLSMLFYIKCSLPMLHREFSPNRDIAN; this comes from the coding sequence ATGATTATAAATATTCCAATTGTCTTGACTTTTATTCGTATTGCAATATCGCCTTTGATTCTATTATTGTTTTATATCCCTAATAAATATATTTGTAGTGCCTTTATTAATAATCTTGCAGCCCTGCTTTTTATTCTAGCTGCTTTTACAGATTGGCTTGATGGCTGGTTAGCTCGTTACTTAAATCAGAGTACATCATTCGGTGCTTTTTTGGATCCTGTTGCTGATAAAATTATAGTTTGTACCTCTTTGATAGTTTTGTTAGATCTAGGTAGGGTTAGTATGTTGGTGGCTCTAATAATAATAGGTAGAGAAATATTTATATCTTCTTTGCGCGAATGGATGGCAAGGATTGGATCGGAGTATATTGTTTCTGTTCACGCACTAGGAAAGTTAAAAACAATGTTCCAAATGGCGGCGATACCTTGTTTATTTTATGGCGATTCATTTTTATATATTTCTTTTTTAAAAATTGGTTCTTTGTTAATTGCAGTGTCGTCTATATTTGCTGTATTATCAATGCTGTTTTATATAAAATGCTCATTGCCCATGTTACATAGAGAATTTTCTCCTAACAGAGACATTGCTAATTAA
- the rpmG gene encoding 50S ribosomal protein L33 — translation MAKGSREKIKLESTAGTGHFYTTTKNKKNNPEKILLKKFDPVVRKHVGYKEIKLK, via the coding sequence ATGGCGAAAGGATCTAGAGAAAAAATTAAATTAGAATCGACAGCTGGTACTGGTCATTTTTATACAACTACCAAAAATAAGAAAAACAACCCAGAAAAGATTTTATTAAAAAAGTTTGATCCAGTTGTAAGAAAACATGTTGGATATAAAGAAATAAAACTTAAATAA
- a CDS encoding MFS transporter: MNFSPPNGTLCNNSVRSRDWKIIFLISFIHALSHFFQLVLPSLYIALGLEFSLDFAKLGLLASIFYVISGVGQVISGIAVDKYGPFKVLLFGIIAFFISSVTISYSFGYFSLLCSAILGGIGNSVFHPAGYLVINKLVSTDRLGYAFSLHGLSGSIGWACAPIFITTVIFVTNWRIAALSVAILFLMSLLFVIRSKDYLHIDAFSYKNNSNDGELKNKDYMGSIINMFSHFAMWGAFIFFISTSFATSSIQQYTIPILVKLYGSSEIFAGSMLSTYMVSSAMGIFIGGLLISAMRFKEGNILISLIISGVTLFVISIGLVPVTYITLAFIIAGFCFGIAIPSRDMLVRKIASKHSTSLVYGVVYSGMDIGSACGPILFGFMMDTGLYRLPWIVAGLMLLVSVYIAGWLDKRSKQ; the protein is encoded by the coding sequence ATGAATTTTTCTCCTCCAAATGGAACGTTATGCAATAACAGTGTCCGTTCTCGCGATTGGAAAATTATTTTTCTAATATCGTTCATACACGCTTTGTCTCATTTTTTTCAGTTGGTTCTACCTTCGTTATATATAGCTCTTGGATTGGAATTTTCTTTAGATTTCGCTAAGCTTGGTCTTTTAGCATCGATTTTTTATGTGATTTCTGGTGTTGGTCAGGTTATATCTGGGATAGCAGTAGATAAATATGGACCATTTAAAGTTCTATTATTTGGGATAATAGCTTTTTTTATTTCTAGCGTAACGATATCATATTCTTTTGGATATTTTTCATTATTGTGTTCTGCTATATTGGGTGGGATTGGCAATTCTGTATTTCATCCAGCCGGTTATTTGGTTATTAATAAATTGGTAAGCACTGATAGATTAGGATATGCTTTTAGTTTGCATGGTTTATCAGGTAGTATTGGATGGGCGTGTGCTCCTATTTTTATAACTACCGTTATATTCGTGACTAATTGGCGTATCGCTGCACTTAGCGTGGCCATATTATTTTTAATGTCTTTGTTATTTGTTATTAGATCTAAAGATTATTTGCACATAGATGCATTCTCCTATAAAAATAACAGCAATGATGGGGAACTAAAGAATAAAGATTACATGGGTTCGATAATAAATATGTTCTCTCATTTTGCAATGTGGGGTGCTTTTATATTTTTTATATCAACTTCATTTGCCACATCTTCAATACAGCAATACACTATACCTATTTTAGTTAAATTATACGGATCTAGTGAAATATTTGCGGGTTCCATGTTGTCAACGTACATGGTATCGTCTGCTATGGGAATCTTTATAGGAGGATTATTAATTTCTGCTATGAGATTTAAAGAGGGTAATATTTTAATATCTCTTATTATTTCTGGGGTTACACTATTTGTTATATCTATTGGACTAGTCCCTGTAACATATATAACTCTTGCTTTTATTATAGCTGGTTTTTGTTTTGGTATAGCCATTCCTTCGCGTGACATGCTTGTTAGAAAAATAGCATCAAAACATTCTACGAGTTTAGTCTATGGTGTGGTTTATTCTGGAATGGACATCGGCTCTGCTTGTGGACCCATATTGTTTGGGTTTATGATGGACACTGGATTATATAGGTTACCTTGGATTGTTGCAGGATTAATGTTATTG
- a CDS encoding pyridoxine 5'-phosphate synthase: MIKLGVNIDHVATIRQQRYTDYPDPLLAAIKAEEAGADLITLHLREDRRHIQDNDVFAMRKILKTRMNLECSLSVDIINIACKAKPDDVCLVPENRSELTTEGGLDVIKHMSSIRNVVDLLSSNEINVSIFIDPDIVQIEAAAKIGIGIIEIHTGKYSDAAPSQINNELFRVKEAVGFAKSQGLKVNAGHGLSYDNVTSIASIDGIEELNIGHSIISRSIFDGIHNAVVEMKRIILEARNK; encoded by the coding sequence ATGATTAAATTAGGCGTTAACATTGATCATGTTGCTACTATAAGACAACAAAGATATACAGATTACCCAGATCCTTTGCTAGCAGCAATTAAGGCTGAGGAGGCTGGTGCTGATTTGATTACATTGCATCTCAGAGAAGATAGAAGACATATCCAAGATAATGATGTTTTTGCCATGCGTAAGATCTTAAAAACCAGAATGAACCTTGAATGTTCTTTATCTGTAGATATTATTAATATAGCATGTAAGGCAAAACCAGATGATGTATGTCTTGTACCTGAAAATCGTTCTGAATTGACTACAGAAGGTGGATTAGATGTTATTAAACACATGTCTTCTATTAGGAATGTTGTGGATTTGTTAAGTAGTAATGAAATAAATGTTTCAATATTTATTGATCCAGATATAGTTCAGATAGAGGCTGCCGCAAAAATTGGAATTGGTATTATTGAAATACATACCGGCAAGTATTCTGATGCTGCGCCATCACAAATTAATAATGAGTTGTTTAGAGTTAAAGAAGCTGTTGGCTTTGCAAAATCACAAGGATTGAAAGTTAATGCAGGTCATGGTTTAAGTTATGACAATGTCACAAGTATAGCATCCATTGATGGTATAGAAGAATTGAATATCGGTCATTCTATAATTAGCAGATCTATTTTTGACGGTATTCATAATGCGGTTGTTGAAATGAAGAGAATTATACTTGAAGCCAGAAACAAATAG
- the acpS gene encoding holo-ACP synthase gives MFNSLDVFKNSKDISGIAGVGIDLLSVDRVRTLYQRYDDHFLAKMLGENELYFFHKRLNANYERGIRFLASRIASKEAFSKAIDTGIRYPITWKSIQIINSNEGKPRIILSYDLNVWYRSIYGNSHVSISDDIHMVIAIVVTERKR, from the coding sequence GTGTTTAACAGTCTTGATGTTTTTAAAAATAGTAAAGATATATCTGGAATCGCAGGTGTAGGTATAGATTTATTGTCTGTTGATAGAGTAAGAACTCTATATCAAAGATACGATGATCATTTTCTAGCAAAGATGCTTGGCGAGAATGAATTATATTTTTTTCATAAAAGGTTAAACGCAAATTATGAGCGAGGTATTAGATTTTTAGCTTCAAGAATAGCGTCCAAAGAAGCTTTTTCTAAAGCCATTGATACAGGCATTCGATATCCTATTACTTGGAAGAGTATTCAGATCATTAACTCTAATGAAGGCAAACCAAGAATTATTCTATCTTATGATCTTAATGTGTGGTATAGATCTATTTATGGGAACTCCCATGTTTCAATTAGCGATGATATTCATATGGTTATAGCTATTGTCGTTACAGAGAGAAAACGCTAA
- the rpmB gene encoding 50S ribosomal protein L28, giving the protein MARVCQITGKAPMVGNNVSHANNKTKRRFLPNLQSRRFWIEEENKWIRLKVSTKAIRTIDKNGIKSVLSNS; this is encoded by the coding sequence ATGGCCCGCGTATGTCAAATTACAGGTAAAGCTCCTATGGTAGGCAACAATGTCTCTCATGCAAATAATAAAACTAAAAGACGTTTCCTGCCTAACCTACAATCAAGAAGATTCTGGATAGAAGAGGAAAATAAATGGATACGGTTAAAAGTATCGACCAAGGCAATTAGAACAATAGATAAAAACGGAATCAAATCAGTATTAAGCAACTCTTAG
- the uvrC gene encoding excinuclease ABC subunit UvrC has protein sequence MLNNSNLKVFLANLPSLPGIYKYIDSFGNIIYVGKAKDLKKRISSYFINSSNAPRVSVMVSKISNIEFTVTNSEVDALILENNLIKSIHPRYNILFRDDKSYPYLKISSQEWPRLIFCRVYKEKIDGQYFGPFPDSGAVRETIKILQKIFRLRICDDAMFANRSRPCLLGQISRCSAPCVGLINKNDYLQDVSDAILFLNGKSNHVIKEIKEKMNKASQELNFELASVFRDQVAALSKILNKQTMESSCIEDTDIISVVSEGNKYCVNIAMVRYGRHLGDRSFFSENEYLANAESVLDAFSSQFYLKNQLPDVLVCSHNFTDRNTINSIKKSYGEAKKIKVFVSPVRGIRYSWLKQATYNAKLALQKKFDNINLYINRINKLTDILKIKLKNLSSFRVECFDISHFKGEATRASCVVFENCGMSPSLYRHFIIDKIIPGDDCAAIEQVLYKRFSQKNIKMPHIVLIDGGRGQIEVSKKVFENLNLDVRLLIGISKGDNRKAGLETLVFADDRNDLILGIESEALMLLAHIRDEAHRFAISSMRNVIHKSRFYSKIIDIKGIGEKRCAALLKYFGSMSGISSATMEEISSVEGIPNHLAKAIYESLH, from the coding sequence ATGCTTAATAATTCTAATTTGAAAGTTTTTTTAGCTAATCTTCCTAGTTTACCTGGCATATATAAATATATAGATAGTTTTGGTAATATTATATATGTTGGCAAGGCAAAAGATTTGAAGAAAAGAATATCTTCTTACTTCATAAATAGCTCTAATGCTCCTAGAGTTAGTGTTATGGTTTCTAAAATATCTAACATTGAGTTCACGGTTACAAATTCTGAGGTTGATGCGCTTATTTTAGAAAACAATCTAATAAAATCCATACATCCTAGGTATAACATATTGTTCCGTGATGACAAGTCTTATCCTTATCTGAAGATATCTTCTCAAGAGTGGCCTAGATTGATTTTTTGCCGTGTTTACAAAGAGAAAATTGATGGGCAGTATTTTGGTCCTTTCCCTGACTCAGGAGCTGTGCGTGAAACTATTAAAATCTTGCAAAAGATTTTTCGACTAAGGATTTGCGATGATGCTATGTTTGCGAATAGGTCTAGACCTTGTTTATTGGGCCAGATAAGCAGATGTTCTGCTCCTTGTGTTGGATTAATAAATAAAAATGATTACCTTCAGGATGTTAGTGATGCAATTTTATTTCTAAACGGTAAATCTAATCATGTGATAAAAGAAATAAAAGAGAAAATGAATAAGGCTTCACAAGAATTGAATTTTGAACTAGCCTCTGTATTCCGTGATCAGGTTGCAGCTTTATCAAAAATATTAAATAAGCAAACCATGGAAAGTTCTTGCATTGAAGACACAGATATTATATCCGTAGTTTCAGAGGGAAATAAATATTGCGTTAATATAGCTATGGTTAGATATGGTAGGCACCTGGGGGACAGGTCTTTTTTTTCTGAGAACGAATATTTAGCAAACGCTGAGAGTGTATTAGATGCTTTCTCTTCTCAGTTTTATTTAAAGAATCAATTGCCTGATGTCTTGGTGTGCTCTCATAATTTCACAGATCGTAATACTATTAATAGTATTAAAAAATCTTATGGAGAGGCGAAAAAGATAAAAGTATTTGTTTCCCCTGTTAGAGGCATAAGATATTCATGGTTAAAGCAAGCAACTTACAATGCTAAATTAGCATTACAAAAAAAATTTGATAATATTAATTTATATATTAATCGAATAAATAAACTGACGGATATCTTGAAAATAAAACTGAAAAATTTATCTTCTTTTAGGGTTGAGTGTTTTGATATAAGTCATTTTAAAGGTGAGGCGACTAGGGCATCTTGTGTTGTATTTGAAAATTGTGGAATGAGCCCCTCTTTATATCGTCATTTTATCATAGATAAAATAATACCTGGTGATGATTGTGCTGCTATAGAACAAGTCTTATATAAGAGATTCTCACAAAAGAATATAAAAATGCCCCACATAGTTTTGATTGACGGAGGAAGGGGGCAAATAGAAGTTTCAAAAAAGGTATTTGAGAATTTAAATTTAGATGTTAGGTTATTAATTGGCATATCTAAGGGTGATAATCGTAAAGCTGGTTTAGAGACGCTTGTTTTTGCAGATGATAGGAATGACCTTATTCTTGGTATTGAGTCTGAGGCATTAATGTTGTTGGCGCATATAAGAGATGAAGCTCATAGGTTTGCTATTAGTAGTATGAGAAATGTCATACATAAATCTAGATTTTATTCCAAAATTATTGATATAAAAGGAATTGGTGAGAAACGTTGTGCAGCTCTATTGAAATATTTTGGTAGCATGTCTGGTATTTCTTCAGCTACAATGGAAGAAATTAGCTCTGTAGAAGGCATTCCTAATCATTTAGCTAAGGCTATATATGAGTCACTACATTGA